Proteins from one Pseudomonas grandcourensis genomic window:
- a CDS encoding YajG family lipoprotein, whose protein sequence is MLQRLLFGLITVTSLTLVGCANSPQQLSPEPKLTAQLAPVGHGQPVVVRVVDGRPSPTLGTRGGLYPETSAITVQGAQILPKLQAQAEAAVRLLGFTPTNNAMNAPQLTVTLAELKYQSPKEGMYVTEATIGATFRSDVQNANRRYSGRYGSSLDQRFGMAPNQETNTKLVSDVLSDALTRLFKDPTVGQILGE, encoded by the coding sequence ATGTTGCAACGCCTGTTGTTCGGTTTGATCACTGTGACCAGTTTGACCCTGGTTGGCTGCGCCAACAGCCCGCAACAACTGAGCCCGGAACCCAAGCTGACCGCCCAGTTGGCCCCGGTCGGCCATGGCCAGCCCGTCGTGGTGCGTGTAGTGGACGGTCGCCCGTCGCCGACACTGGGCACCCGTGGTGGCCTGTATCCGGAGACCAGCGCAATCACCGTGCAGGGCGCGCAGATCCTGCCGAAGCTGCAGGCCCAGGCTGAAGCCGCCGTGCGTCTGTTGGGCTTTACCCCGACGAACAATGCCATGAATGCACCGCAACTGACCGTGACCCTGGCAGAGTTGAAGTACCAGTCGCCCAAGGAAGGCATGTACGTGACCGAAGCCACCATCGGCGCGACCTTCCGCTCCGATGTACAGAACGCCAACCGTCGCTACAGCGGCCGTTATGGTTCGTCCCTGGACCAGCGCTTCGGTATGGCGCCGAACCAGGAAACCAACACCAAGTTGGTCAGCGATGTGCTGAGCGATGCGTTGACCCGCCTGTTCAAGGACCCGACCGTGGGTCAGATTCTCGGCGAATAA
- the mqo gene encoding malate dehydrogenase (quinone) yields the protein MAHNEAVDVVLVGAGIMSATLAVLLKELDPAIKLEVVELMDSGAAESSNPWNNAGTGHAGLCELNYTPQAADGAVDIKKAVHINTQFEVSKQFWSYLTKKGTFGSCKSFISPVPHLSFVQGDSGVSFLKERFKVLSKHHAFSDMEYTEDKAKMAEWMPLMMPGRDPGETLAATRVINGTDVNFGALTNQLLKHLTSAPDAQVKYCKRVTGLKRSNGGWTVSIKDVNSGNTREVDAKFVFLGAGGAALPLLQASGIEESKGFGGFPISGQWLRCDNPEVVKHHQAKVYSQAAVGSPPMSVPHLDTRVVEGKTSLLFGPYAGFTTKFLKHGSFMDLPMSVRAGNIGPMLSVAKNNMDLTKYLVSEVMQSMEQRLESLRRFYPEAKAEDWRLEVAGQRVQIIKKDPKKGGILQFGTELVAAKDGSLAALLGASPGASVTVSIMLELIEKCFPSKAKGEWATKLAEIFPAREKVLETDAALYRKINTQNNVALELVEASSETESYA from the coding sequence ATGGCGCATAACGAAGCAGTCGACGTAGTACTGGTTGGGGCCGGCATCATGAGTGCCACCCTTGCAGTGCTGCTCAAAGAGCTCGACCCCGCGATCAAGCTGGAAGTCGTCGAGCTGATGGATTCCGGTGCCGCGGAGAGTTCCAACCCGTGGAACAACGCCGGTACCGGTCACGCCGGGCTGTGTGAGCTCAACTACACGCCGCAGGCCGCCGATGGCGCCGTCGACATCAAGAAAGCCGTGCACATCAACACCCAGTTCGAGGTGTCGAAGCAGTTCTGGTCGTATTTGACCAAGAAAGGAACGTTCGGCTCGTGCAAATCGTTTATCAGCCCGGTGCCACACCTGAGTTTCGTTCAGGGCGACAGCGGCGTGTCCTTCCTCAAGGAACGCTTCAAGGTGCTGAGCAAGCACCACGCCTTCTCGGACATGGAATACACCGAAGACAAGGCCAAAATGGCCGAGTGGATGCCGCTGATGATGCCTGGCCGCGATCCTGGCGAAACCCTCGCCGCGACCCGCGTGATCAATGGCACCGACGTCAACTTCGGCGCCCTGACCAACCAGTTGCTCAAGCACCTGACCAGCGCACCCGATGCCCAGGTCAAGTACTGCAAGCGCGTGACCGGCCTCAAGCGCAGCAATGGCGGCTGGACTGTCAGCATCAAGGACGTCAACAGCGGCAACACCCGTGAAGTCGACGCCAAATTCGTCTTCCTCGGCGCTGGCGGTGCCGCACTGCCACTGCTGCAAGCCTCGGGCATCGAAGAAAGCAAAGGCTTCGGCGGCTTCCCGATCAGCGGCCAATGGCTGCGTTGCGACAACCCGGAAGTGGTCAAGCATCACCAGGCCAAGGTCTACAGCCAGGCTGCCGTAGGTTCGCCGCCAATGTCCGTGCCGCACCTGGACACCCGTGTGGTTGAAGGCAAGACGTCCCTGCTGTTCGGGCCGTATGCTGGCTTCACCACCAAGTTCCTCAAGCACGGCTCCTTCATGGACCTGCCGATGTCGGTTCGCGCCGGCAACATCGGGCCGATGCTGTCCGTGGCAAAAAACAACATGGACCTGACCAAGTACCTGGTCAGCGAAGTGATGCAGTCGATGGAGCAGCGCCTGGAATCCCTGCGCCGCTTCTACCCTGAGGCGAAAGCTGAAGACTGGCGCCTGGAAGTGGCCGGCCAACGGGTGCAGATCATCAAGAAAGACCCGAAGAAAGGCGGCATCCTGCAATTCGGTACCGAACTGGTCGCGGCCAAGGACGGTTCCCTGGCGGCACTGCTCGGCGCTTCGCCGGGTGCCTCGGTGACCGTTTCGATCATGCTTGAGCTGATCGAAAAATGCTTCCCGAGCAAAGCCAAGGGCGAATGGGCTACCAAACTGGCAGAGATCTTCCCAGCCCGGGAAAAGGTTCTGGAAACCGACGCTGCGCTGTATCGCAAGATCAACACGCAGAACAACGTTGCCCTGGAACTGGTTGAAGCCAGCAGCGAGACCGAAAGCTACGCTTGA
- a CDS encoding PA4642 family protein, whose amino-acid sequence MRKDKKQVIGDEIGDVQIKLFLDFEPVDATSPSLHKLVKAYRGLRIDDFARFLTFFVEAGYDVDGKDEHGKTFVDLIQDQRNAPDYIELIEKARG is encoded by the coding sequence ATGCGTAAAGATAAAAAACAAGTGATTGGTGACGAGATCGGCGATGTGCAGATCAAATTGTTCCTCGATTTCGAACCGGTCGACGCGACTTCTCCGTCCCTGCACAAACTGGTCAAGGCCTACCGTGGCCTGCGCATCGACGATTTCGCGCGCTTTCTGACGTTCTTCGTCGAGGCCGGCTACGACGTGGATGGCAAGGATGAACACGGCAAAACCTTCGTTGACCTGATCCAGGATCAGCGCAATGCGCCGGATTACATCGAGCTGATCGAAAAAGCTCGCGGCTGA
- a CDS encoding WbuC family cupin fold metalloprotein encodes MDAPRFLDQTLFAELAGKAAANPRGRQHHNFHQMEDACHRMAVGLQPSTYVPPHRHLGDNKAETLLVLKGRLGVLIFDETGAVLSKTVLQAGGDCVGVDLPTGVFHGLVVLEADSLMFECKAGPYRPVGEGELAHWAPREGEPGVAEYQAWMRAQFD; translated from the coding sequence ATGGATGCGCCTCGCTTTCTGGATCAGACCTTGTTTGCCGAGCTGGCCGGGAAAGCCGCGGCCAATCCTCGTGGGCGCCAGCATCACAACTTCCATCAGATGGAAGACGCTTGCCATCGCATGGCGGTGGGGTTGCAGCCGTCCACCTATGTCCCGCCTCACCGGCATTTGGGCGACAACAAGGCCGAAACCCTGTTGGTCCTCAAGGGGCGGCTGGGTGTGTTGATCTTTGATGAGACCGGCGCGGTGCTGAGCAAGACCGTGCTGCAGGCCGGTGGCGACTGTGTTGGCGTGGACCTGCCAACCGGTGTGTTCCACGGTTTGGTGGTGCTCGAGGCCGACAGCCTGATGTTCGAATGCAAGGCCGGTCCTTACCGCCCGGTCGGTGAAGGTGAGCTGGCGCATTGGGCACCGCGCGAGGGTGAGCCCGGTGTTGCCGAGTATCAGGCCTGGATGCGCGCGCAGTTCGATTGA
- a CDS encoding hypoxanthine-guanine phosphoribosyltransferase: MSADLEHIRQIMREADCLYTEAEVEAAIARVGAQINEQMADSNPVVFCVMNGGLIFSGKLLTYLHFPLEASYLHATRYRNETSGGDLFWKAKPEVSFIDRDVLIIDDILDEGHTLGAIIDFCKHAGARKVHTAVLIDKDHDRKARPDLKADFVGLPCIDRYIFGYGMDYKGYWRNANGIFAVKGM, translated from the coding sequence ATGTCCGCTGATCTCGAGCATATCCGTCAAATCATGCGAGAGGCTGACTGCCTGTACACCGAAGCTGAAGTCGAAGCGGCCATCGCCCGCGTCGGTGCACAAATCAACGAACAAATGGCCGACAGCAACCCGGTGGTGTTCTGCGTGATGAACGGCGGGCTGATTTTCTCCGGCAAGCTGCTGACCTACCTGCACTTCCCGCTGGAAGCGTCCTACCTGCACGCCACCCGCTATCGCAACGAAACCAGCGGCGGCGACCTGTTCTGGAAAGCCAAGCCGGAAGTGTCGTTCATCGACCGTGACGTGCTGATCATCGACGACATCCTCGACGAAGGTCACACCCTGGGCGCGATCATCGACTTCTGCAAACACGCCGGTGCCCGCAAAGTGCACACCGCCGTGCTGATCGACAAAGACCACGACCGCAAGGCCCGCCCGGACCTCAAGGCCGACTTCGTCGGTCTGCCGTGTATCGACCGCTACATCTTCGGTTACGGCATGGACTACAAAGGCTACTGGCGTAACGCCAACGGGATTTTCGCCGTTAAAGGAATGTAA
- the upp gene encoding uracil phosphoribosyltransferase — protein sequence MPIHEIRHPLIRHKLGLMRRADISTKNFRELAQEVGALLTYEATKDLPLESYDIEGWCGTVSVEKIAGKKITVVPILRAGIGMLEGVLSLIPGAKVSAVGVARNEKTLEAHTYLEKLVPEIDERLAMIIDPMLATGGSMVATIDLLKKAGCKDIRAMVLVAAPEGIAAVEKAHPDVIIYTASIDQKLNEHGYIIPGLGDAGDKIFGTKQKDA from the coding sequence ATGCCCATCCATGAGATCCGCCACCCGCTGATCCGTCATAAACTTGGCCTTATGCGCCGTGCAGACATCAGCACCAAGAATTTCCGTGAGCTCGCTCAGGAAGTCGGCGCCCTGCTGACCTACGAAGCCACCAAAGACCTGCCGCTGGAATCCTACGATATCGAAGGCTGGTGCGGCACTGTGTCGGTCGAGAAAATCGCCGGCAAGAAGATTACTGTCGTGCCGATCCTGCGTGCAGGCATCGGCATGCTTGAAGGCGTGCTCAGCCTGATCCCGGGCGCCAAGGTCAGCGCCGTGGGCGTGGCCCGCAACGAGAAAACCCTCGAAGCCCACACCTACCTGGAAAAACTGGTTCCGGAGATCGACGAACGCCTGGCCATGATCATCGACCCGATGCTCGCCACTGGCGGCTCGATGGTTGCCACCATCGACCTGCTGAAAAAGGCCGGGTGCAAGGACATCCGCGCCATGGTGCTGGTTGCCGCCCCGGAAGGCATCGCCGCCGTAGAGAAAGCTCACCCGGACGTGATCATCTACACCGCTTCCATTGATCAAAAACTGAACGAACACGGTTACATCATCCCAGGGCTGGGCGATGCTGGTGACAAGATCTTCGGCACCAAGCAGAAGGACGCGTGA
- a CDS encoding uracil-xanthine permease family protein: MQQEFNDPLWRTVLSGAQMLFVAFGALVLMPLITGLDPNVALFTAGLGTILFQIVTGRQVPVFLASSFAFITPIILAKGQFGLAATMGGVMAAGFVYTFLGLAVKIKGTGFIDRLLPPVVIGPVIISIGLAMAPIAANMAMGKAGDGSELIHYQTAMMISMPALLTTLIVAVFGKGIFRLVPIISGVLVGFGMAFYFGVVDTAKIAAAPWFAIPHFTAPEFNWQAILFIVPVALAPAIEHIGGVIAVGSVTGRDYLKKPGLHRTLLGDGIATTAAGLFGGPPNTTYAEVTGAVMLTKNYNPKIMTWAAIFAISLAFIGKFGALLQSIPVPVMGGILCLLFGSIAAVGMNTLIRHKIDLGEARNLVIVSVTLVFGIGGVLIGTGTGPDDFGLKGIALCAVVAIGLNLILPGNDSWKHKKADEPLI, translated from the coding sequence ATGCAGCAAGAGTTCAACGATCCGCTCTGGCGCACGGTGCTGTCGGGTGCACAGATGCTGTTCGTGGCCTTCGGCGCCCTGGTGTTGATGCCGTTGATTACCGGTCTCGACCCGAACGTGGCGCTGTTCACGGCCGGCCTGGGGACGATCCTGTTCCAGATCGTCACCGGGCGTCAGGTGCCGGTGTTCCTGGCATCGAGCTTTGCCTTCATCACCCCGATCATTCTCGCCAAGGGCCAGTTCGGCCTGGCCGCGACCATGGGCGGCGTGATGGCGGCAGGTTTCGTCTACACCTTCCTCGGCCTCGCGGTGAAGATCAAAGGCACTGGCTTCATTGATCGCCTGCTGCCGCCGGTAGTAATTGGTCCGGTGATCATTTCGATCGGCCTGGCCATGGCGCCGATTGCCGCCAACATGGCCATGGGCAAGGCCGGCGACGGCAGCGAATTGATTCATTACCAGACGGCGATGATGATCTCGATGCCCGCACTGCTGACCACACTGATCGTCGCGGTATTCGGCAAGGGCATCTTCCGTCTGGTGCCGATCATTTCCGGCGTGCTGGTGGGCTTTGGCATGGCGTTCTACTTCGGAGTGGTCGATACCGCGAAGATTGCGGCGGCACCTTGGTTTGCCATCCCGCACTTCACCGCACCGGAATTCAACTGGCAGGCGATTCTGTTCATCGTTCCAGTGGCCCTGGCCCCGGCCATCGAGCACATCGGCGGCGTGATTGCCGTGGGTAGCGTGACCGGTCGCGATTACCTGAAGAAGCCCGGCCTGCACCGCACCCTGCTCGGCGACGGCATTGCCACCACGGCGGCCGGTCTGTTCGGCGGTCCGCCCAACACCACCTACGCCGAAGTGACCGGCGCGGTCATGCTGACCAAGAACTACAACCCGAAAATCATGACCTGGGCGGCGATCTTTGCCATCAGCCTGGCGTTCATCGGCAAGTTCGGCGCACTGCTGCAAAGCATTCCTGTGCCGGTGATGGGCGGGATTCTGTGCCTGTTGTTCGGTTCGATTGCGGCAGTGGGGATGAACACGCTGATTCGCCACAAGATCGATCTGGGCGAGGCGCGCAATCTGGTGATTGTCTCGGTGACCCTGGTGTTCGGGATCGGCGGCGTGCTGATCGGCACCGGCACCGGCCCGGACGATTTCGGCCTCAAGGGCATCGCGCTGTGCGCGGTGGTGGCGATCGGCTTGAACCTGATCCTGCCGGGCAATGACAGCTGGAAGCACAAGAAGGCGGATGAGCCGCTGATCTAA
- the hemH gene encoding ferrochelatase has product MTDHALLLVNLGSPASTSVADVRSYLNQFLMDPYVIDLPWPVRRLLVSLILIKRPEQSAHAYASIWWEEGSPLVVLSRRLQQAMTRQWQHGPVELAMRYGEPSIESTLVRLVAAGHKRITLAPLYPQFADSTTTTVIEEARRVVREKNLDVQLSVLQPFYDQPEYLDALVATTRPHLQQDFDHLLMSFHGLPERHLKKLNPGHSFEGGGDCCAGAPPEVVATCYRGQCLRTAAEFAKRMGLPEGKWSVSFQSRLGRAKWIEPYTEARLDELAKSGVKKVLVMCPAFVADCIETLEEIGDRGKEQFRAAGGEDLVLVPCLNDDPHWARALSALCERAPIAL; this is encoded by the coding sequence ATGACCGATCACGCGTTGCTTCTGGTCAACCTGGGCTCGCCTGCCTCCACCTCGGTGGCGGACGTGCGCAGTTACCTCAATCAATTTCTGATGGACCCGTACGTGATCGACCTGCCATGGCCGGTTCGACGGCTGCTGGTGTCGCTGATCCTGATCAAGCGTCCCGAGCAGTCGGCCCATGCTTATGCCTCGATCTGGTGGGAAGAGGGCTCGCCGCTGGTGGTGCTCAGCCGTCGCTTGCAACAAGCGATGACCCGTCAATGGCAGCACGGCCCGGTCGAATTGGCGATGCGATACGGCGAGCCGTCGATTGAATCGACGCTGGTGCGCCTGGTCGCGGCGGGGCACAAGCGGATTACGCTGGCGCCGCTTTATCCACAGTTTGCCGACAGCACCACGACTACGGTCATCGAAGAGGCCAGGCGTGTGGTGCGCGAGAAAAACCTCGACGTTCAGCTGTCGGTGCTACAGCCGTTCTACGACCAACCGGAATACCTCGATGCGCTGGTGGCCACGACCCGGCCGCATTTGCAGCAGGACTTCGATCACTTGCTGATGAGTTTTCATGGGTTGCCGGAACGGCATCTGAAAAAGCTCAACCCCGGTCACAGTTTCGAGGGTGGTGGTGATTGTTGCGCCGGCGCGCCGCCGGAAGTGGTTGCCACCTGTTATCGCGGCCAGTGCCTGCGTACGGCGGCCGAGTTCGCCAAGCGCATGGGGTTGCCGGAGGGCAAGTGGTCGGTGTCGTTCCAGTCACGCTTGGGGCGCGCCAAATGGATTGAACCCTACACCGAAGCGCGCCTCGATGAGTTGGCTAAAAGCGGCGTGAAAAAGGTTCTGGTGATGTGCCCGGCGTTCGTTGCCGATTGCATCGAGACCCTGGAAGAGATCGGTGATCGCGGCAAGGAGCAATTCCGCGCAGCGGGGGGAGAGGACCTGGTGCTGGTGCCGTGCCTCAACGATGATCCGCATTGGGCGCGGGCGTTGAGTGCGTTGTGCGAAAGAGCACCGATTGCATTGTAG
- a CDS encoding TIGR01777 family oxidoreductase: MHILLTGGTGLIGRQLCRHWLGQGHRLTVWSRQPENVAKICGAQVRGIARLEDLGQEPVDGIINLAGAPIAARPWTHKRKALLWSSRISLTETLLAWLESREQKPQVLISGSAVGWYGDGGERELSEDSGPVSEDFASQLCIAWEETAQRAEALGIRVILVRTGLVLSAEGGFLSRLLLSFKLGLGGPIGNGRQWMPWIHIDDQIALIDFLLHRNEASGPYNACAPKPVRNREFAEALGSVLHRPTFMPMPAFALKVGLGELSLLLLGGQRATPARLLQAGFTFKFTDLRAALDDLSGRL; the protein is encoded by the coding sequence ATGCACATATTGCTGACCGGCGGTACTGGTTTGATAGGACGTCAGCTCTGCCGGCACTGGTTGGGCCAGGGTCATCGCCTGACAGTCTGGAGTCGCCAACCTGAAAATGTCGCGAAAATATGTGGTGCCCAAGTGCGTGGAATCGCCCGTCTGGAGGATCTCGGGCAGGAACCTGTCGATGGGATTATCAATCTTGCCGGTGCGCCGATAGCCGCCCGGCCCTGGACGCACAAACGCAAAGCCCTGTTGTGGAGCAGTCGCATCTCGCTGACCGAAACCCTGCTGGCCTGGCTGGAAAGCCGTGAACAGAAACCACAGGTTTTGATTTCCGGTTCGGCTGTCGGCTGGTATGGCGACGGTGGCGAGCGCGAACTGAGCGAGGACTCGGGGCCGGTCAGCGAAGATTTCGCCAGCCAGTTGTGCATCGCCTGGGAAGAGACTGCACAGCGGGCTGAGGCGTTGGGTATTCGCGTCATCCTTGTCCGTACCGGGCTGGTTCTATCGGCCGAGGGCGGCTTTTTGTCGCGGCTGTTACTGTCGTTCAAACTGGGCCTGGGAGGCCCGATCGGCAACGGCCGGCAGTGGATGCCATGGATTCATATCGACGATCAAATCGCCCTGATTGATTTTCTTCTGCATCGCAACGAGGCCAGCGGTCCCTATAATGCGTGCGCGCCCAAGCCGGTGCGCAACCGCGAGTTTGCCGAGGCGTTGGGCAGCGTGCTGCATCGCCCGACGTTCATGCCGATGCCGGCCTTCGCATTGAAGGTAGGGCTGGGCGAGTTGTCGTTGCTGTTACTGGGCGGCCAACGGGCTACCCCGGCGCGTTTGTTACAGGCTGGTTTCACTTTTAAGTTCACGGATTTGCGCGCGGCTCTGGACGATCTGTCCGGTCGCCTTTGA
- a CDS encoding NAD(P)/FAD-dependent oxidoreductase encodes MTVPIAIIGTGIAGLSAAQALTDLGHVVQLFDKSRGSGGRMSSKRSDAGALDMGTQYFTARDRRFVNEVQRWQAKGWVAEWTPQLYTYHGGQLNLSPDEQTRWVGTPRMSAITRALLGDLEVHFACRITEVYRGEEHWHLQDAEGFTHGPFSHVVIATPAPQATALLASAPKLAGAAAGVKMDPTWAIALAFETPLETPMEGCFVQDSPLDWLARNRSKPGRDNTLDTWVLHATSAWSRQHIDLSKEAVIEQLHGAFAELLHDSMPAPSFSLAHRWLYARPASSHEWGTLADADLGLYACGDWCLTGRVEGAWLSGQEAARRLHEHLQ; translated from the coding sequence ATGACTGTACCTATCGCAATCATCGGCACCGGCATTGCCGGACTCTCCGCCGCCCAAGCCCTGACTGACCTCGGGCATGTGGTTCAACTGTTCGATAAAAGTCGCGGCAGCGGCGGGCGCATGTCGAGCAAGCGCAGCGATGCGGGTGCCCTGGACATGGGCACGCAGTATTTCACTGCCCGCGACCGGCGTTTTGTCAATGAAGTCCAGCGCTGGCAAGCCAAGGGCTGGGTCGCCGAGTGGACGCCGCAGCTGTACACCTACCACGGCGGCCAACTCAACCTGTCGCCGGACGAGCAGACCCGCTGGGTCGGCACCCCCCGCATGAGCGCCATCACCCGCGCCCTGCTCGGTGACCTGGAAGTGCATTTCGCCTGCCGGATCACCGAGGTCTATCGCGGTGAAGAGCACTGGCACCTGCAGGACGCCGAGGGTTTCACCCACGGACCGTTCAGCCATGTGGTCATCGCCACGCCAGCCCCACAGGCCACGGCCCTGCTGGCATCAGCGCCGAAACTCGCCGGAGCCGCCGCCGGGGTGAAAATGGACCCGACCTGGGCCATCGCCCTGGCCTTCGAAACGCCGCTGGAAACGCCCATGGAAGGCTGCTTCGTACAGGACAGCCCCCTCGACTGGCTGGCCCGCAACCGCAGCAAACCCGGACGCGACAACACCCTCGACACCTGGGTGCTGCACGCCACCAGTGCCTGGAGTCGCCAGCACATCGACTTGTCCAAGGAAGCGGTGATCGAACAGTTGCACGGCGCCTTCGCCGAACTGCTGCACGATTCCATGCCCGCGCCGAGCTTCAGCCTCGCCCACCGCTGGCTCTACGCCCGCCCCGCCAGCAGTCACGAATGGGGCACCCTGGCCGATGCCGACCTGGGGCTGTACGCCTGTGGCGACTGGTGCCTGACCGGACGCGTCGAAGGGGCCTGGCTCAGCGGTCAGGAAGCCGCCCGCCGCCTGCATGAGCACCTGCAGTAA
- a CDS encoding DUF523 and DUF1722 domain-containing protein, translated as MLHSPTKPKIAISACLMGLDVRYNGGHKESRLCSRTLTDYFDFIPVCPEVAIGLGVPRQPIRLVGSADHPEAVGTLDHNLNVTQPLNTYGRDMAAQLGDICGYIFMQNSPSCGLERVKVYHANGARADSGGRGIYARAFCLRHPDLPVEEDGRLNDPVLRENFLTRVFAYSAWQQLRQEGLTRRGLTDFHSRYKYLLMAHNPVQYKTLGHLLGNMGKTDPQELGPRYFSELMAALKKCATRRTHTNVLQHLSGYLKQAISGEDKQEVQHVISQYRLGIVPLVVPLTLLKHHFRQHPDPYIAQQVYLQPHPENLSLRNAI; from the coding sequence ATGCTCCACTCCCCCACCAAACCGAAAATCGCCATCAGCGCCTGCCTGATGGGGCTCGACGTGCGCTACAACGGTGGGCACAAGGAGTCGCGGCTGTGCAGCCGCACCCTCACTGATTACTTCGATTTCATCCCGGTCTGCCCGGAAGTGGCCATCGGCCTGGGCGTCCCCCGCCAACCGATTCGGCTGGTGGGCAGTGCAGATCATCCCGAAGCCGTGGGCACCCTCGATCACAACCTTAACGTGACGCAACCACTGAACACCTACGGCCGGGACATGGCAGCGCAGCTGGGGGATATCTGCGGCTACATCTTCATGCAAAATTCCCCGTCTTGCGGCCTGGAGCGGGTCAAGGTCTACCACGCCAACGGCGCACGTGCGGACAGTGGCGGGCGCGGGATCTACGCCCGGGCCTTCTGCCTGCGGCACCCGGACTTGCCGGTAGAGGAAGACGGCCGGCTCAACGATCCGGTGCTGCGGGAAAACTTCCTCACCCGGGTGTTCGCCTACAGCGCATGGCAGCAACTGCGCCAAGAGGGCCTGACCCGGCGCGGTCTCACGGACTTTCACTCGCGCTACAAATACCTGCTGATGGCCCACAACCCGGTGCAATACAAAACCCTGGGCCACTTGCTGGGCAACATGGGCAAAACCGATCCGCAGGAACTGGGCCCCCGCTATTTCAGCGAACTGATGGCGGCGCTGAAAAAATGCGCCACCCGCCGCACTCACACCAACGTCCTGCAACACCTCAGTGGCTACCTGAAACAGGCCATCAGCGGCGAAGACAAGCAGGAAGTGCAGCACGTGATCAGCCAGTACCGCTTGGGCATCGTGCCGCTGGTGGTACCGCTGACACTGCTCAAGCATCACTTTCGCCAACACCCCGATCCGTACATCGCACAGCAGGTTTACCTGCAACCGCACCCGGAAAACCTCAGCCTGCGAAACGCCATCTGA
- a CDS encoding MerR family transcriptional regulator, with translation MKKALDTSSREDLGDDFKKALDEGWLPIREVARQTGVNAVTLRAWERRYGLIVPLRTPKGHRLFSADHVQRIQAILTWLNRGVAVSQVKPLLDTPHAFSESVDNDWHALLQTLLQAVSRLQERALDDSVNQAMALYPPRTLCEQLLMPLLAALEQRWQGQFGAQMERGFFCAWLRSKFGARIYHNNRQLRTAPLLLVNHSDLPMEPHLWLTAWLISSADCPVEVFDWPLPVGELALAVELLQPRGVLLYSSKALNPAKLPKLFKGVSCPKMIAGPTVCIHHTELSASTAEIADLYLAEDPLSAHQALVQRGLI, from the coding sequence ATGAAAAAAGCACTCGACACCAGCTCCCGCGAAGACCTCGGCGATGACTTTAAAAAGGCGCTGGACGAAGGCTGGCTGCCGATCCGTGAAGTGGCGCGGCAAACCGGGGTCAATGCCGTGACCTTGCGCGCCTGGGAGCGACGCTACGGTCTGATCGTGCCGCTGCGCACGCCCAAGGGCCATCGGTTGTTCTCGGCCGACCACGTACAACGCATCCAGGCCATCCTCACCTGGCTCAACCGTGGCGTTGCGGTCAGCCAGGTCAAGCCATTGCTCGACACGCCGCATGCCTTCAGCGAGTCCGTCGACAACGATTGGCACGCCTTGCTGCAAACGTTGCTGCAGGCGGTCAGCCGCTTGCAGGAACGTGCCCTGGATGACAGCGTCAATCAGGCGATGGCGCTGTATCCGCCGCGAACCCTGTGCGAGCAATTGCTGATGCCCTTGCTGGCCGCTCTGGAGCAACGCTGGCAAGGCCAGTTCGGGGCGCAGATGGAGCGGGGCTTTTTTTGTGCCTGGCTGCGCAGCAAGTTCGGTGCGCGTATCTACCATAACAATCGTCAGTTGCGCACCGCGCCGCTGCTGCTGGTCAACCACTCGGACCTGCCCATGGAGCCGCACCTGTGGCTAACGGCCTGGCTGATCAGCAGCGCGGATTGCCCGGTGGAGGTCTTCGACTGGCCGCTGCCTGTCGGAGAACTGGCATTGGCGGTCGAACTTCTGCAACCCCGCGGGGTTCTGCTGTACTCAAGCAAAGCCCTGAATCCGGCGAAGCTGCCGAAACTTTTCAAAGGCGTCAGTTGCCCAAAAATGATTGCGGGACCAACGGTATGCATCCACCACACCGAGTTATCCGCAAGTACTGCCGAGATCGCTGACTTGTACCTGGCCGAAGATCCGTTGTCGGCACATCAGGCACTCGTTCAGCGCGGGCTGATTTAA